From one Culex quinquefasciatus strain JHB chromosome 3, VPISU_Cqui_1.0_pri_paternal, whole genome shotgun sequence genomic stretch:
- the LOC6038998 gene encoding myotubularin-related protein 3 isoform X1: MGLRFLLFSSSNNEGAAKAIARKKANNMEGSGDGSPQSSMCMVKAAELFPKPVLEKEEEKLSVRFSELAGESVKYLGQTDDGVLALSNYRLFLQKNSTGAETSVPLGLIESTQVRDLFHLIVNCKDASTVKCSFSTSEQCAEWQRRITLSIGIPETLEALFAFPFHAWASESPTLNQDNEWYGRLQRVGNYDDDFRKEVERLQFDLQGAWRISHANAEFKLCPSYPRLLLVPACIPDDTLQNVASFRSSRRIPAVVWRHERTGAVIARCSQPEVGWLGWRNSKDEQLLKAFSDACAFDRGTQESRTRLNSTASSESSPPSPEGSHEEVEMDEPKKILIVDARSYTSAVTNRARGGGCECPEYYPSAEIQFMSLGNIHVIRKSFHALRQLCSSQPDIPNWLSLLERTMWLQHMSGLLAASMVVCHAIERNGRPVLVHCSDGWDRTPQIVATAQLCLDPYYRTIEGFRVLVEREWLSFGHKFSDRCGHGPGSDETNERCPVFLQWLDCVHQIHRQFPCSFEFDMGYLIKLAQHSHSCLFGTFLCNTVKERLENSVPDRTFSVWPFLSGPMYKNHLYVPNRERVLWPAHSVRDLRLWTEVYLGSWGGNQSAADYPANGDGVSGQELGGSMTKTRSYGDLMTGVNAGGLTRRSSDPNMTVDSSILAGTLNLSQENSIDSNMSSDREVSPDLVDHHTSSLAMIQHTTQKLQSLTQELNQSDEELENNIKNTKRIAAAAAAAAATPDSVSSSLFINGNSNSYNFQPIVPEQPTAAAAVPSAAPPSPSPTPPPRHHQLVNEIDENTSRIVKIESYLEDVVDGRIGAAAGPPRIAKPIPVADTGFGSADLMMESVDLSGKSPSPPSHTASGNLWHGSVETSTDTLVPLDQYASPSHHRIIQLSESSGDDDGSGPLHTPSSVAVATMPNSAASPDGELEQDEGPEDSISLDLASNGRHDPKDLTVRRDEAESSVFATTARTSDSNGCDLFSDSKDYDRNNYNQGITGNETNQNATPKEQVDSRRSNSTAVVENVAVAKNSNPMEESIVIQPQFQQLEINGKSSAVEPASLANLAQYSQASQPQQFLHHHHHNQQPQQQQQPTVSTHYQPQNQRRRRNSSNSKNDMSPNKPTNGSISPSATNSRFSTPGARSLPLTPPSVPFTSERPPVAALSCPDGLAHALSEQNLRLQQIVYEHRLREEALQRELYATRLALLKKTCHNCNHNQQFGNDDPTSMVDSIIENASNCSWEAVDDRSGPSSGANSSQQITSSVLWVPDHAVSRCTTCQIEFWLGRRKHHCRSCGQIFCADCSEYWAPLPDEKLFQPVRLCSPCYQGVSGRMANSHQQPTLMNGSVSVNNSIHNHHTTNSNSMNGSVLGATKQQQQPQQPQHQQTLTTSCSVSVNNSTERGACKTTTATN; encoded by the exons ATGGGACTACGGTTTCTGCTTTTTTCGAGCTCCAACAACGAGGGGGCAGCGAAAGCCATCGCCAGGAAGAAAGCAAAT AACATGGAAGGATCAGGCGATGGATCACCGCAGTCGTCGATGTGCATGGTGAAGGCAGCTGAGCTGTTTCCCAAGCCTGTGCTCgagaaggaggaggagaagTTGTCGGTGCGATTCTCCGAAT tGGCCGGCGAATCCGTCAAATATCTGGGCCAAACGGACGATGGAGTCCTGGCGCTGTCAAACTACCGATTGTTCCTGCAGAAAAACTCTACCGGCGCGGAAACGTCCGTCCCGCTGGGGCTGATTGAGTCCACACAGGTCCGCGACCTGTTTCACCTGATCGTCAATTGCAAGGACGCTAGCACCGTAAA ATGCTCATTTTCCACATCGGAGCAGTGCGCCGAATGGCAGCGACGGATAACTTTGTCGATTGGCATCCCCGAGACGCTCGAGGCCCTGTTTGCTTTTCCGTTTCACGCGTGGGCCTCGGAGTCACCGACGCTGAACCAGGACAACGAATGGTACGGTCGGTTACAGCGGGTAGGCAACTACGACGACGACTTCCGCAAGGAGGTCGAGCGGTTGCAATTTGATCTGCAAGGTGCTTGGCGCATCAGTCATGCCAACGCCGAGTTCAAGCTATGTCCGTCGTATCCAAGGTTGCTGCTGGTTCCGGCATGTATACCGGACGACACACTCCAAAATGTCGCTAGTTTTCGAAGTTCTCGGAGAATACCTGCGGTGGTTTGGAGACACGAGCGGACCGGAGCGGTGATAGCTCGCTGCAGTCAGCCGGAGGTCGGATGGCTTGGCTGGAGAAACTCAAAGGACGAACAACTGTTGAAGGCGTTCTCGGACGCGTGCGCCTTCGATCGCGGAACACAGGAGAGCAGGACACGACTCAACTCAACGGCGTCCAGCGAAAGCAGTCCTCCCAGTCCGGAGGGCAGCCACGAGGAGGTGGAAATGGATGAACCCAAGAAGATCCTTATTGTCGACGCACGATCGTACACTTCGGCCGTGACCAATCGGGCTCGCGGCGGAGGCTGCGAATGCCCCGAGTATTATCCGAGCGCGGAGATTCAGTTTATGAGTCTGGGGAACATCCACGTGATCCGGAAGAGTTTCCACGCGCTGCGACAGCTCTGCTCGTCGCAGCCCGACATCCCAAA TTGGTTGAGTCTGCTGGAACGAACCATGTGGCTGCAGCACATGTCCGGCCTGTTGGCCGCCTCGATGGTCGTATGTCACGCCATCGAACGTAACGGGCGGCCCGTGCTGGTGCACTGCTCCGACGGCTGGGACCGCACGCCGCAGATCGTGGCCACCGCGCAGCTCTGTCTTGATCCGTACTATCGAACCATCGAGGGCTTCCGGGTACTCGTGGAGCGGGAATGGCTCAGCTTTGGGCACAAATTCTCCGACCGCTGCGGGCACGGGCCGGGCTCCGACGAAACCAACGAACGGTGTCCGGTATTCCTGCAGTGGCTGGACTGCGTACACCAAATTCATCGGCAGTTTCCCTGCAGCTTTGAGTTTGACATGGGTTACCTG ATCAAGCTGGCACAACATTCACACTCGTGTCTGTTCGGCACGTTCCTGTGCAACACGGTGAAGGAGCGACTCGAGAACAGTGTACCTGACCGGACGTTCTCCGTGTGGCCCTTCCTGTCCGGGCCAATGTACAAGAATCACCTGTACGTACCGAACCGCGAGCGCGTTCTGTGGCCTGCGCACAGCGTTAGAGATTTGAGACTGTGGACCGAGGTCTACCTCGGCAGCTGGGGTGGAAACCAAAGCGCGGCCGACTATCCGGCCAACGGCGACGGAGTGTCCGGGCAGGAACTTGGCGGGTCCATGACTAAAACCCGCTCTTACGGCGACCTTATGACCGGGGTGAACGCGGGGGGTCTGACGCGGAGGTCGAGCGATCCGAACATGACGGTTGATTCTAG CATCCTAGCCGGAACGCTAAATCTCTCGCAGGAAAACTCGATCGACTCGAACATGTCCTCGGACCGCGAGGTATCGCCCGACCTGGTCGACCACCACACCAGCTCGCTCGCGATGATCCAGCACACCACCCAAAAGCTGCAAAGCCTCACTCAGGAGCTCAACCAGTCCGACGAGGAGTTGGAGAACAATATCAAAAACACGAAACGGATCGCCGCTGCAGCGGCCGCAGCCGCCGCAACCCCCGATAGCGTTTCGTCTAGTCTTTTTATTAACGGAAATAGTAATAGTTACAACTTTCAACCAATTGTTCCTGAGCAGCCGACGGCTGCGGCGGCCGTTCCTTCCGCTGCCCCGCCCTCACCATCGCCGACGCCTCCCCCGAGGCACCACCAGCTGGTGAACGAAATCGACGAAAACACTTCACGAATTGTCAAAATCGAGAGCTACCTGGAGGATGTGGTGGACGGGCGCATCGGTGCCGCGGCGGGGCCGCCGCGTATCGCCAAACCGATCCCGGTCGCGGACACGGGCTTCGGCTCGGCCGACCTGATGATGGAGAGTGTAGACTTGAGTG GAAAATCCCCTTCGCCCCCTTCGCACACCGCGAGCGGGAACCTGTGGCACGGATCGGTCGAAACCAGCACCGACACGCTGGTCCCGCTGGACCAGTACGCGTCGCCGTCGCACCATCGCATCATCCAGCTCAGCGAGAGCAGCGGCGATGACGACGGAAGCGGTCCGCTGCACACGCCCAGCTCGGTGGCCGTGGCCACCATGCCCAACAGCGCGGCGAGCCCGGATGGGGAGCTGGAGCAGGACGAGGGTCCGGAGGATAGTATTAGTTTAGATCTAGCTAGCAACGGAAGACATGACCCGAAAGACTTGACCGTACGTAGAGATGAGGCTGAGAGCAGCGTGTTTGCGACGACTGCTCGGACTAGTGATAGCAACGGATGTGATCTATTTAGTGATAGTAAGGATTATGATAGG aACAATTACAATCAAGGTATAACCGGAAACGAAACTAATCAAAATGCTACACCAAAAGAGCAAGTCGACAGTCGAAGATCGAACTCCACCGCAGTCGTTGAAAACGTGGCAGTTGCGAAAAACTCGAACCCGATGGAGGAAAGCATCGTCATTCAGCCGCAGTTTCAACAGTTGGAAATAAATGGGAAATCGTCGGCGGTAGAACCCGCGTCCCTGGCGAATCTTGCGCAGTACTCGCAGGCGTCTCAGCCACAGCAGTTTTTACATCACCATCATCACAACCagcagccgcagcagcagcaacagccgaCAGTATCAACACACTATCAACCGCAGAACCAACGGCGGAGACGCAACTCATCCAACTCGAAAAACGATATGAGCCCCAACAAGCCTACCAACGGAAG TATATCCCCAAGTGCCACCAACTCCCGCTTCTCGACACCGGGTGCCCGTTCACTGCCACTGACCCCGCCGAGCGTGCCCTTCACGTCGGAACGGCCCCCGGTGGCCGCACTGTCCTGCCCGGACGGGCTGGCCCACGCCCTGTCGGAGCAGAACCTGCGGCTGCAGCAGATCGTCTACGAGCACCGG CTCCGCGAGGAAGCTCTCCAGCGTGAACTGTACGCGACCAGGCTAGCGCTACTGAAGAAGACCTGTCACAACTGCAACCACAACCAGCAGTTCGGTAACGATGACCCG ACCTCCATGGTCGATTCGATTATCGAGAACGCATCGAACTGCAGCTGGGAAGCCGTTGACGATCGCAGCGGCCCATCCTCGGGGGCGAACTCTTCGCAGCAAATCACGAGCAGCGTGCTGTGGGTACCGGACCACGCGGTATCACGGTGCACGACCTGCCAGATTGAGTTTTGGCTGGGCCGCCGGAAGCACCACTGTCGCTCGTGCGGCCAAATTTTCTGCGCTGACTGTTCCGAGTACTGGGCCCCGCTGCCCGACGAAAAGTTGTTCCAGCCGGTGCGGCTATGCAGTCCCTGTTACCAGGGCGTCAGCGGCAGAATGGCT AATAGCCACCAACAACCGACACTGATGAACGGTAGCGTAAGTGTAAATAATAGCATTCACAACCACCACACAACCAATAGCAATAGCATGAACGGAAGTGTCCTAGGAGCtacaaagcagcagcagcagccacaaCAACCGCAGCATCAGCAAACCCTTACCACGTCCTGCAGCGTTAGTGTCAACAATAGTACTGAGCGGGGAGCTTGCAAAACCACTACCGCTACCAACTAA
- the LOC6038998 gene encoding myotubularin-related protein 3 isoform X2, whose translation MEGSGDGSPQSSMCMVKAAELFPKPVLEKEEEKLSVRFSELAGESVKYLGQTDDGVLALSNYRLFLQKNSTGAETSVPLGLIESTQVRDLFHLIVNCKDASTVKCSFSTSEQCAEWQRRITLSIGIPETLEALFAFPFHAWASESPTLNQDNEWYGRLQRVGNYDDDFRKEVERLQFDLQGAWRISHANAEFKLCPSYPRLLLVPACIPDDTLQNVASFRSSRRIPAVVWRHERTGAVIARCSQPEVGWLGWRNSKDEQLLKAFSDACAFDRGTQESRTRLNSTASSESSPPSPEGSHEEVEMDEPKKILIVDARSYTSAVTNRARGGGCECPEYYPSAEIQFMSLGNIHVIRKSFHALRQLCSSQPDIPNWLSLLERTMWLQHMSGLLAASMVVCHAIERNGRPVLVHCSDGWDRTPQIVATAQLCLDPYYRTIEGFRVLVEREWLSFGHKFSDRCGHGPGSDETNERCPVFLQWLDCVHQIHRQFPCSFEFDMGYLIKLAQHSHSCLFGTFLCNTVKERLENSVPDRTFSVWPFLSGPMYKNHLYVPNRERVLWPAHSVRDLRLWTEVYLGSWGGNQSAADYPANGDGVSGQELGGSMTKTRSYGDLMTGVNAGGLTRRSSDPNMTVDSSILAGTLNLSQENSIDSNMSSDREVSPDLVDHHTSSLAMIQHTTQKLQSLTQELNQSDEELENNIKNTKRIAAAAAAAAATPDSVSSSLFINGNSNSYNFQPIVPEQPTAAAAVPSAAPPSPSPTPPPRHHQLVNEIDENTSRIVKIESYLEDVVDGRIGAAAGPPRIAKPIPVADTGFGSADLMMESVDLSGKSPSPPSHTASGNLWHGSVETSTDTLVPLDQYASPSHHRIIQLSESSGDDDGSGPLHTPSSVAVATMPNSAASPDGELEQDEGPEDSISLDLASNGRHDPKDLTVRRDEAESSVFATTARTSDSNGCDLFSDSKDYDRNNYNQGITGNETNQNATPKEQVDSRRSNSTAVVENVAVAKNSNPMEESIVIQPQFQQLEINGKSSAVEPASLANLAQYSQASQPQQFLHHHHHNQQPQQQQQPTVSTHYQPQNQRRRRNSSNSKNDMSPNKPTNGSISPSATNSRFSTPGARSLPLTPPSVPFTSERPPVAALSCPDGLAHALSEQNLRLQQIVYEHRLREEALQRELYATRLALLKKTCHNCNHNQQFGNDDPTSMVDSIIENASNCSWEAVDDRSGPSSGANSSQQITSSVLWVPDHAVSRCTTCQIEFWLGRRKHHCRSCGQIFCADCSEYWAPLPDEKLFQPVRLCSPCYQGVSGRMANSHQQPTLMNGSVSVNNSIHNHHTTNSNSMNGSVLGATKQQQQPQQPQHQQTLTTSCSVSVNNSTERGACKTTTATN comes from the exons ATGGAAGGATCAGGCGATGGATCACCGCAGTCGTCGATGTGCATGGTGAAGGCAGCTGAGCTGTTTCCCAAGCCTGTGCTCgagaaggaggaggagaagTTGTCGGTGCGATTCTCCGAAT tGGCCGGCGAATCCGTCAAATATCTGGGCCAAACGGACGATGGAGTCCTGGCGCTGTCAAACTACCGATTGTTCCTGCAGAAAAACTCTACCGGCGCGGAAACGTCCGTCCCGCTGGGGCTGATTGAGTCCACACAGGTCCGCGACCTGTTTCACCTGATCGTCAATTGCAAGGACGCTAGCACCGTAAA ATGCTCATTTTCCACATCGGAGCAGTGCGCCGAATGGCAGCGACGGATAACTTTGTCGATTGGCATCCCCGAGACGCTCGAGGCCCTGTTTGCTTTTCCGTTTCACGCGTGGGCCTCGGAGTCACCGACGCTGAACCAGGACAACGAATGGTACGGTCGGTTACAGCGGGTAGGCAACTACGACGACGACTTCCGCAAGGAGGTCGAGCGGTTGCAATTTGATCTGCAAGGTGCTTGGCGCATCAGTCATGCCAACGCCGAGTTCAAGCTATGTCCGTCGTATCCAAGGTTGCTGCTGGTTCCGGCATGTATACCGGACGACACACTCCAAAATGTCGCTAGTTTTCGAAGTTCTCGGAGAATACCTGCGGTGGTTTGGAGACACGAGCGGACCGGAGCGGTGATAGCTCGCTGCAGTCAGCCGGAGGTCGGATGGCTTGGCTGGAGAAACTCAAAGGACGAACAACTGTTGAAGGCGTTCTCGGACGCGTGCGCCTTCGATCGCGGAACACAGGAGAGCAGGACACGACTCAACTCAACGGCGTCCAGCGAAAGCAGTCCTCCCAGTCCGGAGGGCAGCCACGAGGAGGTGGAAATGGATGAACCCAAGAAGATCCTTATTGTCGACGCACGATCGTACACTTCGGCCGTGACCAATCGGGCTCGCGGCGGAGGCTGCGAATGCCCCGAGTATTATCCGAGCGCGGAGATTCAGTTTATGAGTCTGGGGAACATCCACGTGATCCGGAAGAGTTTCCACGCGCTGCGACAGCTCTGCTCGTCGCAGCCCGACATCCCAAA TTGGTTGAGTCTGCTGGAACGAACCATGTGGCTGCAGCACATGTCCGGCCTGTTGGCCGCCTCGATGGTCGTATGTCACGCCATCGAACGTAACGGGCGGCCCGTGCTGGTGCACTGCTCCGACGGCTGGGACCGCACGCCGCAGATCGTGGCCACCGCGCAGCTCTGTCTTGATCCGTACTATCGAACCATCGAGGGCTTCCGGGTACTCGTGGAGCGGGAATGGCTCAGCTTTGGGCACAAATTCTCCGACCGCTGCGGGCACGGGCCGGGCTCCGACGAAACCAACGAACGGTGTCCGGTATTCCTGCAGTGGCTGGACTGCGTACACCAAATTCATCGGCAGTTTCCCTGCAGCTTTGAGTTTGACATGGGTTACCTG ATCAAGCTGGCACAACATTCACACTCGTGTCTGTTCGGCACGTTCCTGTGCAACACGGTGAAGGAGCGACTCGAGAACAGTGTACCTGACCGGACGTTCTCCGTGTGGCCCTTCCTGTCCGGGCCAATGTACAAGAATCACCTGTACGTACCGAACCGCGAGCGCGTTCTGTGGCCTGCGCACAGCGTTAGAGATTTGAGACTGTGGACCGAGGTCTACCTCGGCAGCTGGGGTGGAAACCAAAGCGCGGCCGACTATCCGGCCAACGGCGACGGAGTGTCCGGGCAGGAACTTGGCGGGTCCATGACTAAAACCCGCTCTTACGGCGACCTTATGACCGGGGTGAACGCGGGGGGTCTGACGCGGAGGTCGAGCGATCCGAACATGACGGTTGATTCTAG CATCCTAGCCGGAACGCTAAATCTCTCGCAGGAAAACTCGATCGACTCGAACATGTCCTCGGACCGCGAGGTATCGCCCGACCTGGTCGACCACCACACCAGCTCGCTCGCGATGATCCAGCACACCACCCAAAAGCTGCAAAGCCTCACTCAGGAGCTCAACCAGTCCGACGAGGAGTTGGAGAACAATATCAAAAACACGAAACGGATCGCCGCTGCAGCGGCCGCAGCCGCCGCAACCCCCGATAGCGTTTCGTCTAGTCTTTTTATTAACGGAAATAGTAATAGTTACAACTTTCAACCAATTGTTCCTGAGCAGCCGACGGCTGCGGCGGCCGTTCCTTCCGCTGCCCCGCCCTCACCATCGCCGACGCCTCCCCCGAGGCACCACCAGCTGGTGAACGAAATCGACGAAAACACTTCACGAATTGTCAAAATCGAGAGCTACCTGGAGGATGTGGTGGACGGGCGCATCGGTGCCGCGGCGGGGCCGCCGCGTATCGCCAAACCGATCCCGGTCGCGGACACGGGCTTCGGCTCGGCCGACCTGATGATGGAGAGTGTAGACTTGAGTG GAAAATCCCCTTCGCCCCCTTCGCACACCGCGAGCGGGAACCTGTGGCACGGATCGGTCGAAACCAGCACCGACACGCTGGTCCCGCTGGACCAGTACGCGTCGCCGTCGCACCATCGCATCATCCAGCTCAGCGAGAGCAGCGGCGATGACGACGGAAGCGGTCCGCTGCACACGCCCAGCTCGGTGGCCGTGGCCACCATGCCCAACAGCGCGGCGAGCCCGGATGGGGAGCTGGAGCAGGACGAGGGTCCGGAGGATAGTATTAGTTTAGATCTAGCTAGCAACGGAAGACATGACCCGAAAGACTTGACCGTACGTAGAGATGAGGCTGAGAGCAGCGTGTTTGCGACGACTGCTCGGACTAGTGATAGCAACGGATGTGATCTATTTAGTGATAGTAAGGATTATGATAGG aACAATTACAATCAAGGTATAACCGGAAACGAAACTAATCAAAATGCTACACCAAAAGAGCAAGTCGACAGTCGAAGATCGAACTCCACCGCAGTCGTTGAAAACGTGGCAGTTGCGAAAAACTCGAACCCGATGGAGGAAAGCATCGTCATTCAGCCGCAGTTTCAACAGTTGGAAATAAATGGGAAATCGTCGGCGGTAGAACCCGCGTCCCTGGCGAATCTTGCGCAGTACTCGCAGGCGTCTCAGCCACAGCAGTTTTTACATCACCATCATCACAACCagcagccgcagcagcagcaacagccgaCAGTATCAACACACTATCAACCGCAGAACCAACGGCGGAGACGCAACTCATCCAACTCGAAAAACGATATGAGCCCCAACAAGCCTACCAACGGAAG TATATCCCCAAGTGCCACCAACTCCCGCTTCTCGACACCGGGTGCCCGTTCACTGCCACTGACCCCGCCGAGCGTGCCCTTCACGTCGGAACGGCCCCCGGTGGCCGCACTGTCCTGCCCGGACGGGCTGGCCCACGCCCTGTCGGAGCAGAACCTGCGGCTGCAGCAGATCGTCTACGAGCACCGG CTCCGCGAGGAAGCTCTCCAGCGTGAACTGTACGCGACCAGGCTAGCGCTACTGAAGAAGACCTGTCACAACTGCAACCACAACCAGCAGTTCGGTAACGATGACCCG ACCTCCATGGTCGATTCGATTATCGAGAACGCATCGAACTGCAGCTGGGAAGCCGTTGACGATCGCAGCGGCCCATCCTCGGGGGCGAACTCTTCGCAGCAAATCACGAGCAGCGTGCTGTGGGTACCGGACCACGCGGTATCACGGTGCACGACCTGCCAGATTGAGTTTTGGCTGGGCCGCCGGAAGCACCACTGTCGCTCGTGCGGCCAAATTTTCTGCGCTGACTGTTCCGAGTACTGGGCCCCGCTGCCCGACGAAAAGTTGTTCCAGCCGGTGCGGCTATGCAGTCCCTGTTACCAGGGCGTCAGCGGCAGAATGGCT AATAGCCACCAACAACCGACACTGATGAACGGTAGCGTAAGTGTAAATAATAGCATTCACAACCACCACACAACCAATAGCAATAGCATGAACGGAAGTGTCCTAGGAGCtacaaagcagcagcagcagccacaaCAACCGCAGCATCAGCAAACCCTTACCACGTCCTGCAGCGTTAGTGTCAACAATAGTACTGAGCGGGGAGCTTGCAAAACCACTACCGCTACCAACTAA